The segment GCCTGGACACCGGCATCATCCTGCTCACCGTCGGGGTGCTGGCCTGGCACTTCTGGGTCAGCCGGATCGACTTCTCGAACGCGCCGAACGCCAGCCCCCGCCACTTCGTGGTGATCCTGACGGTGTCCACCATCTCGCTGATCACCTTCGTCAAGGTGGCGTTCGCGGGAGCCGGCGGGCTCGACCGCCGCGCCCTGCACATGCTCTCGACCGGCGTCGCCCTGGCCGCCTCCACCGCGGTGGTGGCACCGCTCATCGTCGACAAGCCGTACCTGTCGACGAGCATGCTGGCGTTCCCGATGTCCCAGATGAGCGCGATGTTCGCGGCCCGCCGGCAGCGGCTGGGCAGCGGCACTCCGCAGTCGCCGGAACGGTCCGGGCGGCGGTTCAGCGTGGCCCCGTACCTGGCGATCGCCGTCCTCTACGCGGTGCTGCTCGAGGTCGAGCTGCCGCGCGGGGGCGAGGAGTCGCTGATGGCGCTGTCGGTCACCGGGCTGACCGTGCTGGTCGTGCTGCGCCAGCTCACCACGCTGCGGGACAACGCCCGGCTGCTGGACACCGTCGACGCCAACCTGGCCCAGCTGCGCGAGTACCAGGCGCAACTCGACCACCAGGTGACGCACGACGCGCTCACCGGGATCGGCAACCGGTCCGCGTACGCCGACGAGATCTCCGCCCGGCTGGCCGGCGGCGAACCGTTCGTGGTGGCCCTGCTCGACCTCGACGACTTCAAGGTGATCAACGACCGGTACGGGCACAACACCGGCGACACCCTGCTCCAGACGATCAGCCGGCGCCTGCGGGAGCGGCTGCGCCCGCAGGACACCGTGGCCCGCCTCGGCGGCGACGAGTTCACCCTGCTGCTGCCCGGCCTGGGCGAGCACGACACCGAGGAGCTGCTGCGCGCCCTGCTCGCCGAGGTGCAGTGCCCGGTGCTGGTCGACGGGCACGAGATGGTGCCGCGGATCAGCGTCGGCGTCACCGCCAGCGGGCCCGGCGACACCGCCGGCGAGCTGCTGCGCCGCGCCGACGTCGCGATGTACGCCGCCAAGAAGGACGGCGGCGGCCGGTGGACCTGGTTCGACCCGATCATGGACCAGCTCGCCGACAGCGACGCCCGGCTCGGCAACGACCTGCGCCAGGCGATCACCCGCGACGAGCTGTTCCTGGTCTACCAGCCGATCGTCGAGCTCCCGCACGGCCGGCTCACCGGAGTGGAGGCGCTGGTCCGCTGGCGTCACCCGGAGCACGGCATGGTCTCCCCGGCGGTGTTCATCCCACTCGCCGAACGCAACGGCCAGATCGTGGAACTCGGCCGGTGGGTGCTCGAGCAGGTGATCCAGCAGGCCGCGCGCTGGCAGCGCGAGTACGGCCCGGACGCGCCCGCCAAGGTCAGCGTGAACGTCTCAGCACGCCAGCTCAACGAGCCGGGCTTCCCGGCTGAGATGGCGGCGCTGCTCTCCGCGGCCGGCCTGGACCCGGCCCACCTGGTGGTCGAGATGACCGAGACCGCGGTGCTCGGCACCGGGGTCGCCCTGGACGTGGTCCGCCGGCTGCACGACATGGGCCTGAGCATCGCGCTGGACGACTTCGGCACCGGCCAGTCGTCGCTCAGCCTGCTCGTGGACTGCCCGGTGACGTGGCTGAAGGTGGACAAGTCGTTCGTCGACGGGGTGACCACGGAGAGCCCGCAGGCGGTGATCGTGGACAGCCTGATCGGGATCACCCACGGTCTGCGGATGCAGGCCGTCGCCGAGGGCGTGGAAACCGCCGAGCAGGCCGAACGGCTGCACCAGGCGGGTTACCGGTTCGCGCAGGGCTATCACTTCGCCCGCCCGCTGCCGGTCTCCGACGTCGAACTGCTGCTCACGATGCGGGAAACTCGACAAAGTCAACTGACTTAGTCAGAATTCCCGACCATGGACCCGATTATGGCGCTTGCCGGTCTGGGCGTCGGCATCATCGTCGGGCTCACCGGCATGGGTGGCGGCGCGCTGATGACGCCCATCCTGGTCCTCCTGTTCGGCGTACACCCGGTCGCGGCCATCTCCAGCGACCTCGCGGCCAGCGCGATCATGAAGCCGTTCGGCGGCTACGTGCACGCCCGGCAGGGCACGGTGAACTGGAAGCTGGTCCTCTGGCTCTGCGCCGGCAGCGTGCCCAGCGCCTTCCTCGGGGTTCTGTTGCTGCGGTTGTTCGGCAGCGACGAGAGCGTGCAGCACGCCGTCAAGATCGCCCTCGGCGCGGCGCTGCTGCTGGCCGCGGGCGGCATGCTCCTCAAGGCCTGGACCAGCCGCCGCAACGGCGACGGGCCGCCCGCCGCGATCACCGTCCGGCCGCTGCCGACCGTGCTCATCGGCGTGATGGGCGGCGTCGTGGTCGGCCTCACCTCGGTCGGTTCCGGGTCGCTGATCATCGTCGCGCTGCTCGCCCTCTATCCGAAGCTGCGCGCCAACGACCTGGTCGGCACCGACCTGATCCAGGCCGTCCCGCTGGTCACCGCGGCCGCGCTCGGGCACGCCTTCTTCGGCGACCTGCACCTCGACATCGCCGGCGCGGTGGTCCTCGGCTCCATCCCGGGCGTACTGATCGGCTCCCGGATCTCCTCGCGTGCCCCCGGCGGGCTGGTCCGCGCCGCCCTGGTGATCGTGCTGCTGGCCAGCGCCCTCAAACTGTTCGACCTCTCCACCCTGGTGGTCGGTGTGGTCGCCGGCGTCGCGACCCTGGTCGCGGTCGGCATCGGCGTGGCCGGCCGGTTTCGCCGGCGGCCGGCCGACGAGGCCAGGGAACCGGAGGAGGTAGCTGCTCAAGCCTGACCCCGGCCCGCCGATGTGATGTCGGTCGGGACGCGGGAAAGGGTCGGATGAACGTACGGCAGAAGCTGCTGGGCGGGTACCTGCTGGTGGCGCTGATGGTGGCGGCCACCGCGCTGGTCGCCTGGCGGGCCGACAACACCTCCGCCGAGCAGTCGGCCGCCACCCAGGCCGAACAGCTGGCCCGCGGGGTCGCCGAGGACATCGCGTACGGCCTGCCCGCCGCGACCCGTGACGAGGTGGTCACCCCGCTGTACTACAGCCAGACGGGTCTCGCCGAGTACCTGCGGCGGATGCACACCACCCAGCACCGCGACGTCGTCGTGGTCGACCAGGGAAAGTACATCCTCGGCGACGTGATCGACGAGAACGTCGGCTCGACCTTCGACCACGACACCGGTGACGAGGTCGCGCAGACCATCGCCGACGGCGTGGCCCGGGTGTTCGTCGAGACGAGCGTCGACTACCCGGAGGGCATCAAGCAGGTCGTGGTGCCGATGCGCAGCACCGGCGGCGTGACCATCGGCGCGGTCATCCTCGAGTACACGCCGCTCTACGACCAGATGATGGCCGGCGCCCGGCAGGCCCAGACCGTCATCCTCACCAGCGCCAGCATCGCCATGGTGATCGTGTTGGTGCTCGGCTTCGTGCTGGCCGGCTCGGTCACCCGGCGGATCACCTCGCTGACCACCGCGGTCCGGGTGATCCGCGCCGGCGACTACTCGCACCGGGTCCCGCCGGCCGGACGCGACGAGATCGGCAACCTGGCCCGGGCCTTCAACGCGATGGCCGAGCAGCTGGAGAGCTCGGCCCGGGAGATCCTGGCCAAGGAGTACACCGACAGCATCCTGGCCAACGCCGGCGAGGGCATCTGCGGCGTCGACGCCTTCGGCCGGATCGAGTTCGCGAACGAGGCCGCCGGCCGGATCACCGGCCTCGGCGTCGACGGGCTGCTGCGGCGCGAGGCCGCGCTGCTGCTCGGGTCACTCACCGCCGGCACCACCGAGGAGCTGCTGCAACGGCCGGACGGCAGCGCGGTCCGGGTCGAATACACGGTCAGCCTGATCGACAAGAAGGGCGCGGTGATCGTGCTGCGCGACGTCAGCCGCCAGCGCGCCCTCGAGTACGACCTGCGCCACCAGGCCCTGCACGACGGCCTCACCGGCCTGCCCAACCGCAAACTGCTGCTGGACCGCCTCGAGCACGCGCTCACCCGCTCGCGGGCCTCCGGCGAGCAGATCGCCCTGCTCTATCTCGACCTGGACGGCTTCAAGCGGGTCAACGACAGCCTCGGGCACAACGCCGGCGACCTGCTGCTGCGGACCGCCGCGGAACGGCTCACCGCCGAACTGCGCCCGCACGACACGGTGGCCCGGCTCGGCGGCGACGAGTTCGCCGTCCTGCTCGAAGGCGCCTCCCCGCCGGTCGTCGAGGCGCTCTCCCGGGCGTGCCTGGTGACCCTGGCCCGGCCGTTCGTGCTGCACGGCCGCGAGGCGCTGGTCACGGTGAGCATCGGTGTGGTGCCGGACTCGGCGCGTTACACCGACGCCGACGAGGTGGTCCGCAACGCCGACGTCGCCATGTACGCCGCCAAGGACCTCGGCAAGAACCGCTACATGATCTTCGAGAACCGGATGCACGAGCAGCTGCTCAACCGCCTCGACCAGGAGGCCCGGCTGCGCGACGCGGTGCACCGCGGTGAGCTGCGGGTGCACCTGCAGCCGGTGGTCGGCATCGCGGACGGCCGGATGCACGGGGTCGAGGCCCTGGTCCGCTGGCAGGACCCGTCGCGCGGCCTGCAACAACCAGGGTCGTTCATTCCGCTCGCCGAGGAGACCGGCATGATCATCGAGATCGACCGGTGGATCCTGCGCGAGGCCTGCCACACCGTCAAGCAGTGGCAGGACTACAACCCGCGGACCGCACCCGCCTGGGTCAGCGTCAACCTCTCCGCCGCCGGCCTGGAACTGTCCGACCTCACCGACCAGGTCGCGTACGCCCTGGCCGCCACCGGACTGCCGCCGCACTGCCTGGTCCTGGAACTCACCGAGACGATCCTCATGCGCGACGTGGCGGTCACTTCCGCCCGGCTCCAGGAGCTGCGCGAACTCGGTGTCAAGATCGCCATCGACGACTTCGGCACGGGGTACTCCTCGCTCGGCTACCTGCGCGACATCCCCGTCGACGTCCTCAAGATCGACCGCTCGTTCATCACCGGCCTGGTCGGCAACGGCCGCCAGCAGGAACTGGTCAGCGCGGTCATGCAGCTCGGCCACACGCTGGGCCTGCGGGTGGTCGCCGAGGGCGTCGAGGACGCCGAGCAGTTGGCGCTGCTCACGGTCATGGGCTGCAAGTTCGCCCAGGGCTACCACCTGGGCCGGCCTGAGCCGGTGGGCACGCTCTACGAACGCCTCGACGCGGCTGACACCCGCCCTACGGTCGAGGCCTGAACTTCGGGCTGACGCTGAGCGCTGCTTACGCGGCCGTTCCGCAACACTGGGCGCCGGCTGAGCTTGCCGGGCTGGCGCTCAGTGTTGCCAGCGCCCGTCAAACGTGCCCGACCGGCGGCCCGCGCACACCAGCCGCCCAGCAGGCATGCTTCACAGGGCCGCAGACACGCCTGACCGGCGGCCCGCGCTCACCAGCCGCCCAGCAGGCATGCTTCACAGGGCCGCAGACATGCCTGACCGGCGGCCCGCGCCCACCAGCCGCCCAGCAGGCATGCTTCACAGGGCCGCAGACATGCCTGACCGGCGGCCCGCGCCCACCAGCCGCCCACCACGCGCGTTTCGCAGGCCCGCGAACACGCCTGACCGGCGGCCCGCGCCCACCAGCCGCCCACCACGCACGCTTCGCACGCCCGCAAACACGCCTGACCGGCGGCCCGCGCCCACCAGCCGCCCAGCAAGCATGCTTCACAAGCCCGCAAACACGCCTGACCGGCGGCTGGGGCGCTTCCTCGCTGATCGACCGCGTTGACGTGTAGGCCGGGCAGGAGCCAGGCACCCCGCACCAGCAGCGCCTTCGACGGGGTGAGGGTGCAGAGCACGTTCGCGGCCAGGGTGACCTCGCGTGGGCCCGCCGGGACCGTGGCGGGCAGCAGTCCCGCGCAGGCGGCCACGATCGGGGTGCCGAACGGTACCAAGCAAACGCTTGGCAGGCTGGTCAGCGGTCACGCGGCGGCCTCCGAGTCGGCGATGCCGAGCACCCCGCCAGCGGTCCGGCGAGCGGAACGGTGGTAACCACGGCGGAACATCTCCGGGAGTTAGTGGCATACCGTTACGGCGGACAGTTCGGGGCGATCTGTTTCACCGCGGTTACCGATCGTTGGCGATCACGACATTGCCTAAGGTGGTCCGGTGGCATCACTGCGCGATCGCGCGTACCAGGAACTGCGCCGCCGGATCGTCAGCACCGAATTGGCCCCCGGACAGCGGCTGGTCGAGCGTGACCTGGCCGCCGAACTGGAGGTCTCCCGGATCCCGCTGCGCGAGGCGCTGCGCCTGCTCGAGGCCGACGGGCTGGTCGTGCTGGTGCCGCACAAGGGTGCGCTGGTCTCGCCCTTCACGCCGGCGGACGTACGGGATCTCTTCGACGTCCGCGAGTCCCTGGAAGCGCTCGCGGCCCGGCTCACCGCCGAGCGCCGGGACGACGCCGGGCTGGCGCGCTTGAAAGGCCGGCTTGCCGCGGCCCGTGCGGCGGCCGCGGCCGGGGACGAGGACGGGGTCGCCGCCGCCAACGCGGGCTTCCACGCCGACCTGGTCGAGATGGCGGCGAATCCGCTGCTCAGCGCCATGATGCGGCCGTTGGCGGCGCGGACGCACTGGCTGTTCCGGCTGACCGCGCAGCGCGATGCCGCCCAGCAGTGCGCGGAGCACGAGGAGCTGTACGCGGCGATCTCGGCGGGCCAGGCCTCCCGCGCCGCCGAACTGGCCCACGAGCACGTGGCCAGCGGCCGTGAGACGAGCATCCGGCAGGCCGAGCAGTGGTCGCTGCCGGACGTCGACCCGGCGGCCGTGGCCTCCCGCCGCCGGCGCCGCACCAGACCCGCCGGCTGACGGACAGTGCTGCTTCCCGGGCCGGGAAGCAGCACTGGGTGACAGCCTGGGTTTGCCAGCCGGACAGATGGTGGCGGCCACCGCCCACCCGGGCTGATCGGGTGAGCGGTGGCCGCAGTCAAGGTCTCAGCTCTGGACGAACACCGAGACGGTACGGGCGGGGACGGTCAGCGTGCCGGTCGCCGAGGCGAACGACGCGGTCCGGGTGACCGGGTCGGCCGAGGACTGCTGGATCGGGTGCAGCGCGACCTTCTTGCCGGCGAGCGCGGGCACCGTCTGGGTGGCCGCCGCCGGGGTGGCGTTGAAGACCACCGTCACCGACTTCCACTTCGGGTCGATCCCCCGGCCGTCGATCGTCATGGTGATCACGCCGCCGGTCTCGTTCGCCCCGGAGAGTGGGAACGACAGACGCTGCTGCACCTGGGCCGCGGTGGCCAGGCCGAACACCGGCGACGACTTCCGGATCTTGAGGAACTCCTGGTACCGCTGGTTCGAGGCGTCGATCGCCGCGCAGTCCGGCACCAGCGCCTTGTCGGCGAGGAGCGGCTTGGCGTACGGATACTTCGGCTCGTTGTCCGCCTTGGGCGGCAGCCCCCTACCGAAGCCGTTACCGGCGGCGCAGTCCCAGATGATCTCGTTGAACCAGTCCCCCGAGTTGTACGAGTTGCGGTCCAGCGACTTCGACCGCAGCCGCTCGCTGCCCGTGGTGACGAACCCGATGCCCTGGCCGAGCACCGTCGTCGCCAGCGCCACCGACTGCGCCCGGGAGCGGTCCGCAGCCGTGGTGGCCTGCGGCAGCTTGAACGCCAGCGAGTCGTACAGGATCTCGTTGTCGTGCGCGTCGACGTACGTGATCGCCTCACCCGGCGCCGCGTTGTAGCCGGCCGGCGAGCCGTTGTAGTCGACATCCGAGCCGGTCACGACGTTCCCGGCGGAGTCGGTGAAGGAGTAGGAGGCGAGGTTGCCGGTCAGACCGACTTTGATCAG is part of the Actinoplanes sp. NBC_00393 genome and harbors:
- a CDS encoding putative bifunctional diguanylate cyclase/phosphodiesterase, whose translation is MPLLSLDRSRRRLDVPVVLALSLFAFLLVWFGVGLFHVWQYPVIGWLPLPMLSVLTVYECARTARSTHLDPATRSFWRSLAVACAILLPSTLSAMYDAFGGPVLSQQLTVRTQMIFGVSLVVVLWALLRLPTWQRTRGDWLRFGLDTGIILLTVGVLAWHFWVSRIDFSNAPNASPRHFVVILTVSTISLITFVKVAFAGAGGLDRRALHMLSTGVALAASTAVVAPLIVDKPYLSTSMLAFPMSQMSAMFAARRQRLGSGTPQSPERSGRRFSVAPYLAIAVLYAVLLEVELPRGGEESLMALSVTGLTVLVVLRQLTTLRDNARLLDTVDANLAQLREYQAQLDHQVTHDALTGIGNRSAYADEISARLAGGEPFVVALLDLDDFKVINDRYGHNTGDTLLQTISRRLRERLRPQDTVARLGGDEFTLLLPGLGEHDTEELLRALLAEVQCPVLVDGHEMVPRISVGVTASGPGDTAGELLRRADVAMYAAKKDGGGRWTWFDPIMDQLADSDARLGNDLRQAITRDELFLVYQPIVELPHGRLTGVEALVRWRHPEHGMVSPAVFIPLAERNGQIVELGRWVLEQVIQQAARWQREYGPDAPAKVSVNVSARQLNEPGFPAEMAALLSAAGLDPAHLVVEMTETAVLGTGVALDVVRRLHDMGLSIALDDFGTGQSSLSLLVDCPVTWLKVDKSFVDGVTTESPQAVIVDSLIGITHGLRMQAVAEGVETAEQAERLHQAGYRFAQGYHFARPLPVSDVELLLTMRETRQSQLT
- a CDS encoding putative bifunctional diguanylate cyclase/phosphodiesterase translates to MNVRQKLLGGYLLVALMVAATALVAWRADNTSAEQSAATQAEQLARGVAEDIAYGLPAATRDEVVTPLYYSQTGLAEYLRRMHTTQHRDVVVVDQGKYILGDVIDENVGSTFDHDTGDEVAQTIADGVARVFVETSVDYPEGIKQVVVPMRSTGGVTIGAVILEYTPLYDQMMAGARQAQTVILTSASIAMVIVLVLGFVLAGSVTRRITSLTTAVRVIRAGDYSHRVPPAGRDEIGNLARAFNAMAEQLESSAREILAKEYTDSILANAGEGICGVDAFGRIEFANEAAGRITGLGVDGLLRREAALLLGSLTAGTTEELLQRPDGSAVRVEYTVSLIDKKGAVIVLRDVSRQRALEYDLRHQALHDGLTGLPNRKLLLDRLEHALTRSRASGEQIALLYLDLDGFKRVNDSLGHNAGDLLLRTAAERLTAELRPHDTVARLGGDEFAVLLEGASPPVVEALSRACLVTLARPFVLHGREALVTVSIGVVPDSARYTDADEVVRNADVAMYAAKDLGKNRYMIFENRMHEQLLNRLDQEARLRDAVHRGELRVHLQPVVGIADGRMHGVEALVRWQDPSRGLQQPGSFIPLAEETGMIIEIDRWILREACHTVKQWQDYNPRTAPAWVSVNLSAAGLELSDLTDQVAYALAATGLPPHCLVLELTETILMRDVAVTSARLQELRELGVKIAIDDFGTGYSSLGYLRDIPVDVLKIDRSFITGLVGNGRQQELVSAVMQLGHTLGLRVVAEGVEDAEQLALLTVMGCKFAQGYHLGRPEPVGTLYERLDAADTRPTVEA
- a CDS encoding sulfite exporter TauE/SafE family protein — protein: MDPIMALAGLGVGIIVGLTGMGGGALMTPILVLLFGVHPVAAISSDLAASAIMKPFGGYVHARQGTVNWKLVLWLCAGSVPSAFLGVLLLRLFGSDESVQHAVKIALGAALLLAAGGMLLKAWTSRRNGDGPPAAITVRPLPTVLIGVMGGVVVGLTSVGSGSLIIVALLALYPKLRANDLVGTDLIQAVPLVTAAALGHAFFGDLHLDIAGAVVLGSIPGVLIGSRISSRAPGGLVRAALVIVLLASALKLFDLSTLVVGVVAGVATLVAVGIGVAGRFRRRPADEAREPEEVAAQA
- a CDS encoding GntR family transcriptional regulator, which codes for MASLRDRAYQELRRRIVSTELAPGQRLVERDLAAELEVSRIPLREALRLLEADGLVVLVPHKGALVSPFTPADVRDLFDVRESLEALAARLTAERRDDAGLARLKGRLAAARAAAAAGDEDGVAAANAGFHADLVEMAANPLLSAMMRPLAARTHWLFRLTAQRDAAQQCAEHEELYAAISAGQASRAAELAHEHVASGRETSIRQAEQWSLPDVDPAAVASRRRRRTRPAG